In Dyadobacter sp. NIV53, a single window of DNA contains:
- a CDS encoding DUF4097 family beta strand repeat-containing protein has translation MKTKSVKITVFSLLFFASTVSLMAQNSIKEQLTIPLSDPNKSGLLNVGLINGSIHVIGYSGKQIIVDVTMEGSSGKKEETDKDAAANGMRKLSSNGGLELTAEEDKNTVTLKTGLPRRPLTLTIKVPLQFSLKLSTINEGDILVENVSGELEISNVNGAIQLKDVSGSAVANTINGDLKSNFKTINSSSPMAFSTLNGSVDITFPATAKFDVKLKSDRGDVFSDFDIAVEKDKPKANTSGTNGMYKISIEDWVKGKVNGGGSEVMMKNMNGNIYVRKAK, from the coding sequence ATGAAAACCAAATCAGTAAAAATCACTGTATTTTCTTTGTTATTCTTCGCCAGTACTGTTTCACTAATGGCACAGAATAGTATCAAAGAACAATTAACAATTCCATTGTCTGATCCTAATAAAAGCGGCCTGTTAAATGTGGGTTTAATTAATGGTTCAATCCATGTAATTGGTTATTCAGGAAAACAAATAATTGTTGATGTAACAATGGAAGGAAGTTCCGGTAAAAAAGAAGAGACGGATAAAGATGCAGCAGCAAATGGAATGAGAAAATTATCATCAAATGGTGGCTTAGAATTAACAGCAGAAGAAGATAAAAATACCGTTACATTAAAAACCGGTCTTCCAAGAAGGCCATTAACTTTAACCATAAAAGTACCGCTTCAATTTTCATTAAAATTAAGCACAATAAATGAAGGCGATATTCTTGTTGAAAACGTAAGCGGTGAACTAGAAATATCAAACGTAAACGGTGCCATTCAGCTTAAAGACGTTTCCGGATCGGCCGTAGCCAATACAATTAATGGAGATTTGAAAAGTAATTTTAAGACAATCAATTCCAGCTCACCAATGGCATTTTCAACGCTTAACGGAAGTGTGGATATTACTTTTCCTGCCACTGCAAAGTTTGATGTAAAACTTAAATCAGATCGTGGCGATGTTTTCAGTGATTTTGATATTGCTGTTGAAAAAGATAAACCCAAAGCCAATACTTCCGGAACCAATGGCATGTACAAAATTAGCATTGAAGATTGGGTAAAAGGCAAAGTGAACGGTGGTGGCAGCGAAGTAATGATGAAAAATATGAATGGCAATATTTATGTAAGAAAAGCCAAATAA
- a CDS encoding zf-HC2 domain-containing protein has translation MNCEHTREQLADWLNGSLTNAQRAGIEKHLVHCLRCQEEFAENKQLWSAMRQINIAVPSENMKVQFNAMLDDFRLTQKYERKNILTQWLEKMKGFLTPQLALQFTFCFLLVGLGGMIGYYMKRPETTATAYEQQIDTLAGQVQQMKMKVMLALLNDPSATERIRAVGYSTDITNADDRVLEALFATLNSDPNVNVRLVTLEALTQFADDALVREKLIKSLRQQDSPMVQVALADVMLKLQEKRAVKAFRELLEKEDLNDLVKIKIEQTIKDLS, from the coding sequence ATGAACTGTGAACATACCAGGGAACAATTGGCAGACTGGCTGAATGGCAGTTTAACCAATGCACAACGAGCCGGGATTGAAAAACATCTGGTTCACTGCCTGCGTTGTCAGGAAGAATTTGCAGAAAACAAACAACTTTGGTCGGCTATGAGACAGATCAATATAGCTGTCCCAAGTGAAAATATGAAAGTCCAGTTTAACGCAATGCTCGATGATTTTAGGCTAACCCAAAAGTATGAGAGGAAAAATATCCTTACACAGTGGTTAGAAAAAATGAAGGGATTTTTAACACCGCAGCTTGCATTACAATTTACCTTTTGTTTTCTGCTAGTCGGATTGGGCGGAATGATTGGTTATTATATGAAACGCCCGGAAACAACGGCAACGGCTTACGAACAACAGATTGATACGCTCGCTGGTCAGGTCCAGCAAATGAAAATGAAAGTCATGCTTGCACTGCTTAACGACCCATCGGCTACTGAGAGAATAAGAGCGGTAGGTTACAGCACAGATATCACCAATGCAGATGATCGTGTCTTAGAGGCGCTGTTTGCTACGTTAAACAGCGACCCAAATGTGAACGTGCGGCTTGTTACACTGGAAGCACTCACACAATTTGCTGATGATGCTTTGGTCAGAGAGAAACTGATAAAGTCATTAAGACAGCAGGATTCTCCAATGGTACAGGTTGCACTGGCAGATGTTATGTTAAAATTACAGGAAAAACGCGCTGTCAAAGCCTTTCGCGAATTACTTGAAAAGGAGGATCTGAACGATCTGGTAAAAATCAAAATAGAACAAACAATTAAGGATTTATCTTAA
- a CDS encoding DUF4097 family beta strand repeat-containing protein: MKHFAIPLLVGMVVCCTQAPAQKPEFKEHSVKEFTLSTKAENNTIAVYNINGNIKVEGYDGDKVILEIDKKITAKNNEILQKGKDEFKVNFEQKADSIIAYISDPFDSRPNRNWKNNKDHQIEYEFNLDFIIKVPHAMNLHVSTVNGGDIIVNSVTGFLGVYNVNGAIKLTNAKGAAEVRTVNGNVEADYVSVPPGESDFKTLNGDIKISYPESFHADCQFKTFQGEFYTDFPNTETLPVKVVKNEESKNNKTVYKLNTETLIRFGNGGKNYRFETFNGSIYIKKQS; the protein is encoded by the coding sequence ATGAAACATTTTGCAATCCCCTTGTTAGTGGGAATGGTGGTTTGTTGTACCCAGGCACCAGCCCAAAAACCAGAATTTAAAGAACATTCGGTCAAAGAATTTACCTTGTCCACCAAGGCAGAAAATAATACGATCGCAGTTTATAATATCAATGGAAATATTAAAGTGGAAGGCTATGATGGCGATAAAGTAATACTAGAAATTGATAAAAAAATTACTGCGAAAAATAATGAAATCCTGCAAAAAGGAAAAGATGAATTTAAAGTAAACTTTGAACAGAAGGCAGACAGTATAATTGCCTATATATCTGATCCATTTGATTCGAGGCCAAACCGTAACTGGAAAAATAATAAAGATCATCAAATTGAATATGAATTTAATTTAGACTTCATTATAAAAGTCCCGCATGCAATGAACCTGCATGTATCAACAGTAAATGGCGGAGATATTATTGTAAATAGCGTGACAGGTTTCCTTGGTGTATATAATGTGAATGGTGCAATTAAATTGACCAATGCAAAAGGTGCCGCAGAAGTAAGAACTGTAAATGGAAATGTGGAAGCGGATTATGTATCCGTTCCGCCTGGAGAATCAGATTTTAAAACTTTGAACGGGGATATAAAAATCAGTTATCCGGAATCGTTTCATGCCGATTGTCAATTCAAAACTTTTCAGGGAGAATTCTATACTGATTTTCCAAACACAGAAACTTTGCCGGTTAAGGTTGTGAAAAATGAAGAAAGCAAAAACAATAAAACGGTTTATAAATTAAACACGGAAACATTAATACGATTTGGAAACGGTGGGAAAAATTACCGGTTCGAAACATTTAACGGAAGCATTTATATTAAAAAACAATCATAA
- a CDS encoding MarR family winged helix-turn-helix transcriptional regulator: MSTISQSLKFFLNLNTVQLITAKRFDSKLSNHGISLNDFMILYHIGEAPDEKLRRTDLAEKIGLTASGITRMLSPLEKLGLVRREANSRDARVSYVKLAPAGKRILNEAIATAEVATEQILNLTKTKKLDDIARVLIELGGTIE, translated from the coding sequence ATGTCAACTATATCTCAATCATTAAAGTTCTTCCTTAACCTGAACACCGTACAGCTTATCACCGCCAAACGCTTTGATTCCAAGCTCAGTAATCATGGGATCAGTCTGAATGATTTTATGATCCTCTACCACATAGGAGAAGCTCCTGATGAGAAATTAAGGCGCACAGACCTTGCCGAAAAGATTGGTCTAACTGCTTCGGGTATTACCCGAATGTTATCTCCTCTGGAGAAGTTAGGCCTTGTCCGCAGGGAAGCAAACAGCCGGGATGCACGCGTTAGTTATGTAAAACTGGCACCCGCAGGAAAGCGGATATTGAATGAAGCTATTGCTACTGCTGAGGTTGCAACAGAACAAATATTGAACTTAACAAAAACAAAAAAGCTGGATGATATTGCAAGAGTTCTTATCGAGTTAGGTGGGACAATTGAGTAA
- a CDS encoding DUF2905 domain-containing protein, which produces MSQTTGKYLIVIGLVVLTLGIIIYFLSDKLHWLGRLPGDIRIEKENFNFYFPITTMIILSALLNLIVILVRKLFG; this is translated from the coding sequence ATGTCACAAACCACAGGGAAATATCTGATAGTAATTGGCCTTGTCGTATTGACTCTTGGCATTATTATTTATTTCCTGAGTGACAAACTTCACTGGCTCGGAAGATTGCCCGGAGATATCCGGATTGAGAAAGAAAACTTTAACTTTTACTTCCCCATAACCACCATGATAATCCTCAGCGCTCTGCTGAATCTGATTGTTATTCTGGTGAGAAAGCTCTTTGGGTAA
- a CDS encoding chloride channel protein: MKISTIRKLYSFLKFRRNFTRYSVNKAKSYEIVLFWLKSVLSRSQFLILSGVLVGFSCGLAGVILKSLVHYIHYIITFKVHFEDQILFYLLFPFLGIVITTFVVIVIFKGQDKKGIPSILSEIAQNSSVVSSVKMYSQIVQSAITVGLGGSAGLESPIAVTGAAIGSNFAQTYKLSYKERTLLLAAGATAGIASAFNAPIAGVMFAFEILLTGVVFTDFIPLVVAAVCGSLVSRILLKEDVLFQFKSRNPFDYHNIPYYLILGILCGLYARYFVLITKYIEEFFHDLEWSRIQKAMAGGAIVSVLCVLYPPLFGEGYDTIKALTNGEVREVMENSFFRFIGYRDWVVLIFLTVICLLKAFASSITIYSGGNGGNFAPSLFSGGTLGFVFALFCQQIGIINVPVTNLVIVGMAGVMSGVLYAPLTAIFLIAESSSGYDLFIPLMIVTVTSFLIAKWFSPVSPDLQKLVDQGKIFTREHDRNLLSMLHTLDLIDKDVQTIHINASFDELTELVKRGSRNMIAVIDDELKLIGIITMDDLRPILFDEDACATTTISALMKEPAACINELDNVVSVVKKFDETGAWNLPVIKVSGAYVGFISKSGVLNRYRQLLQSHSG, from the coding sequence GTGAAGATTAGCACCATCAGAAAACTGTACAGCTTCCTCAAATTCAGGCGTAATTTTACGAGGTATAGTGTCAATAAAGCCAAGAGTTACGAGATCGTTTTATTTTGGTTAAAGAGTGTGCTTTCACGTTCCCAGTTTTTAATTCTTTCAGGTGTTCTTGTTGGTTTCAGCTGTGGATTAGCCGGTGTAATTCTGAAATCCCTGGTGCATTATATTCACTACATTATTACGTTTAAAGTACATTTTGAAGACCAGATTCTCTTCTATTTATTATTTCCTTTTCTGGGAATTGTAATTACAACTTTCGTGGTAATTGTTATTTTTAAAGGCCAGGATAAAAAAGGAATACCAAGTATTTTATCAGAAATCGCCCAAAATTCCAGCGTGGTTTCATCAGTAAAAATGTATTCACAAATAGTACAAAGTGCCATCACGGTCGGGTTGGGAGGGTCGGCTGGTTTGGAAAGCCCGATAGCCGTTACCGGTGCGGCAATTGGTTCTAATTTCGCTCAGACTTACAAGCTCAGTTACAAAGAAAGGACATTATTATTAGCCGCCGGAGCTACCGCCGGAATTGCTTCTGCATTCAATGCACCAATAGCTGGTGTAATGTTTGCTTTCGAAATTTTGCTGACTGGTGTTGTCTTTACAGACTTTATTCCGCTCGTTGTTGCAGCAGTTTGCGGTAGCCTGGTTTCACGGATTTTGTTAAAAGAAGATGTTCTGTTTCAATTTAAATCCCGTAATCCATTTGATTACCATAACATTCCCTATTATTTAATTTTGGGTATTTTATGTGGTTTATATGCACGCTATTTTGTTTTGATAACCAAATATATTGAAGAGTTTTTTCACGATTTAGAATGGTCAAGAATTCAGAAAGCTATGGCAGGCGGTGCAATTGTTTCTGTACTCTGCGTCTTATATCCACCGTTGTTTGGTGAAGGATATGATACAATAAAAGCACTTACAAATGGTGAAGTCCGCGAAGTAATGGAGAATAGCTTCTTTCGTTTTATCGGTTACCGCGACTGGGTCGTTTTAATATTTTTAACTGTAATTTGTTTGCTTAAGGCATTTGCAAGTTCCATCACTATTTACAGTGGAGGTAATGGCGGAAACTTTGCTCCATCACTATTTTCAGGAGGTACATTAGGATTCGTTTTTGCATTATTTTGTCAGCAAATAGGTATCATAAATGTGCCTGTCACCAACCTTGTAATTGTGGGAATGGCTGGTGTTATGAGCGGTGTTTTATATGCACCGTTAACTGCTATTTTCCTGATTGCGGAGTCTAGTTCAGGATACGATCTTTTTATTCCTTTGATGATTGTAACAGTTACTTCTTTTTTAATTGCAAAATGGTTTTCACCAGTTTCTCCCGATTTACAAAAGCTGGTAGATCAGGGTAAAATATTTACAAGAGAGCATGACCGTAATTTATTATCCATGTTGCATACCCTGGATCTGATTGATAAAGATGTGCAGACCATTCATATAAATGCATCATTTGATGAACTCACAGAACTTGTAAAAAGAGGAAGCAGAAATATGATCGCAGTTATTGATGATGAATTAAAATTAATTGGAATTATAACAATGGATGATCTTCGTCCTATACTTTTTGATGAAGATGCATGCGCAACTACTACCATATCGGCACTTATGAAAGAACCTGCTGCATGTATTAATGAACTGGATAATGTGGTATCGGTTGTTAAAAAGTTTGATGAAACCGGTGCATGGAATTTACCGGTAATTAAAGTTTCCGGAGCATATGTAGGGTTCATTTCCAAGTCCGGTGTATTGAACAGGTACCGGCAATTATTGCAATCTCATTCAGGTTAA
- a CDS encoding metallophosphoesterase gives MQITLRSVLFFIILSIFWSCAGYRTRYAKEASKWQNESPDPALKLNHTMYLIGDAGNDMPENRAPVLEYLKTKLATEPKASSALFMGDNIYEYGMPPKEDSADRKVAEYRINSQLETLNDFKGYPVFLPGNHDWRGWGVKGLKRQEKYIQEYLNSRHGKTDKDDYEDYFLPLDGCSGPEVVELNDNVVIIVVDSQWWLTDWDKDSGVNDGCEIKNREHFKFIFENVIRKYRNKNVVIAMHHPPYTYGPHGGKFTIKQHIFPLTEMNPKLFIPLPGIGTLSAIFRATIGSRQDVANRHYKDLKAAVLAGAKKNGNFIFASGHEHTLQFIENDGQEFIVSGSGSKNSPVGMGKGSQFATTALGFSTLSFYEGGETWVKYWEVAKDGKDAKIIYQKKLKTNSSLSRLMSKQVSPNTSCIKIL, from the coding sequence ATGCAAATAACACTACGCTCCGTACTTTTCTTTATCATTTTATCCATTTTCTGGTCTTGTGCCGGTTACAGAACCAGGTACGCAAAAGAAGCAAGTAAATGGCAAAATGAAAGTCCTGATCCGGCTCTGAAACTGAATCATACAATGTATCTGATCGGCGACGCCGGTAACGATATGCCGGAAAACAGAGCCCCGGTACTGGAATATCTGAAAACCAAACTGGCAACAGAGCCCAAAGCAAGCTCCGCCTTATTTATGGGTGATAATATCTATGAATACGGTATGCCGCCAAAAGAAGATTCGGCTGACAGGAAGGTGGCGGAGTACCGGATCAATTCCCAGCTCGAAACTTTGAATGATTTTAAAGGTTATCCGGTATTCCTGCCTGGAAATCATGACTGGCGAGGCTGGGGCGTGAAAGGTTTGAAACGTCAGGAAAAGTATATCCAGGAGTATTTAAATTCACGTCACGGTAAAACAGACAAAGACGATTATGAGGACTATTTCCTGCCGTTAGACGGATGTTCGGGCCCGGAAGTAGTGGAACTCAATGATAATGTGGTCATTATTGTGGTAGATTCGCAATGGTGGCTTACCGACTGGGATAAAGATTCTGGTGTAAACGATGGCTGTGAAATCAAGAACAGAGAACATTTCAAGTTTATATTTGAGAATGTGATCCGTAAGTACCGTAATAAAAATGTAGTGATTGCGATGCACCATCCGCCTTACACTTACGGTCCGCATGGTGGTAAGTTTACGATTAAACAGCATATATTTCCACTGACAGAAATGAACCCGAAACTGTTCATCCCACTGCCTGGAATCGGGACTTTAAGTGCTATTTTCCGTGCAACGATCGGCTCGCGTCAGGATGTTGCCAACAGGCACTATAAAGATCTGAAAGCCGCAGTTTTGGCCGGGGCGAAGAAAAACGGAAATTTTATTTTTGCAAGCGGGCATGAGCATACTTTACAGTTTATAGAAAACGACGGGCAGGAATTCATCGTTAGCGGAAGCGGTTCCAAAAACAGCCCGGTTGGAATGGGTAAAGGGTCACAATTTGCTACCACCGCTTTGGGATTTAGCACACTTAGCTTTTATGAGGGAGGTGAAACGTGGGTAAAGTACTGGGAAGTAGCCAAGGATGGAAAAGATGCTAAAATCATTTACCAGAAAAAATTAAAGACAAACTCGTCTCTCAGCCGATTGATGTCAAAACAGGTTTCGCCGAATACGAGTTGCATAAAGATTCTTTAA
- the mgrA gene encoding L-glyceraldehyde 3-phosphate reductase produces the protein MIYQPNPNRYETMTYNRCGRSGLKLPAISLGLWHNFGGVDVFENYRDILHTAFDSGITHFDLANNYGPPPGSAEENFGILLKKDFAPYRDELIISTKAGYHMWEGPYGEWGSKKYLIASLDQSLKRMGLEYVDIFYSHRPDPETPLEETMAALDLIVRQGKALYVGISNYQADDAAKAIKILKELGTPCLIHQPKYSMFDRWVEGGLMDILEREGVGCIPFSPLAQGLLTDKYLKGIPVDSRAARPEGFLKENQVTPEIVEKIRKLNVIASEREQTLAQMALAWLLKDPRITSVLIGASRVTQLEDSLKCLDNLEFSAIELASIEGILW, from the coding sequence ATGATCTACCAGCCGAATCCCAATCGTTACGAAACAATGACATACAACCGCTGTGGCAGGAGCGGCCTGAAACTTCCTGCTATTTCTCTTGGTTTATGGCATAATTTCGGAGGCGTCGATGTCTTTGAAAATTACCGTGATATTCTTCATACTGCTTTTGACAGCGGTATCACACATTTCGACCTGGCGAATAATTACGGTCCGCCTCCGGGATCAGCAGAGGAAAATTTCGGTATTCTGCTCAAAAAGGATTTTGCTCCTTACCGGGATGAACTGATCATTTCCACCAAGGCCGGTTATCATATGTGGGAAGGGCCTTATGGGGAATGGGGTTCAAAAAAATACCTCATCGCGAGTCTTGACCAAAGCCTCAAACGAATGGGACTGGAATATGTGGATATATTTTATTCCCACCGCCCCGATCCCGAAACGCCTTTGGAAGAAACTATGGCAGCTCTGGATCTGATCGTCAGGCAGGGAAAAGCTTTATATGTGGGAATCTCCAATTACCAGGCAGATGATGCCGCAAAAGCAATAAAAATCCTGAAAGAGCTTGGAACACCATGCCTCATCCATCAACCTAAATACTCTATGTTTGATCGTTGGGTGGAAGGAGGATTAATGGACATACTGGAAAGGGAAGGCGTCGGTTGTATTCCATTTTCTCCGTTGGCACAAGGTTTACTCACTGATAAATACCTGAAAGGCATTCCGGTAGATTCCAGGGCAGCCAGGCCGGAAGGATTTCTAAAGGAAAATCAGGTTACTCCGGAAATTGTGGAAAAGATCAGGAAATTAAATGTCATTGCCTCTGAACGGGAGCAGACTTTGGCCCAAATGGCGCTGGCCTGGCTGCTGAAAGATCCACGCATCACATCAGTCCTGATTGGTGCCAGCAGGGTAACCCAATTGGAAGATTCATTAAAATGTCTGGACAATCTGGAATTTTCTGCTATTGAACTTGCAAGTATTGAAGGGATTTTGTGGTAA
- a CDS encoding DUF1772 domain-containing protein codes for MMTLQNIILVLTATTTALIAGLFYAWTCSVIPGLARLNSVEYIRAMQSFNLAIQNQLFFLCFFGTAILLPVSTYMYFSHPVTIRFWLLLTASIAYLLGVMAVTIFGNIPLNNSLESFSLTLSNPELIAEQRNNFETSWNNLHTIRTIASALSIVLVIIACINPEE; via the coding sequence ATGATGACTCTCCAAAATATAATATTGGTTCTGACCGCTACCACTACCGCACTGATCGCCGGGCTTTTTTATGCCTGGACTTGTTCAGTCATTCCGGGTTTGGCACGGTTGAATAGCGTAGAATATATCAGGGCCATGCAATCTTTTAATCTAGCTATTCAGAATCAGTTGTTTTTCCTGTGTTTTTTCGGAACGGCCATTTTGCTTCCGGTCAGTACATACATGTATTTCAGCCATCCGGTTACAATCCGCTTCTGGCTTTTACTGACTGCAAGTATTGCTTATCTTTTGGGTGTGATGGCTGTTACTATTTTTGGCAACATACCATTAAATAACTCATTGGAAAGTTTTAGCCTTACCTTATCTAATCCTGAATTGATTGCTGAACAAAGGAATAACTTTGAAACTTCCTGGAACAACCTGCACACAATCCGTACAATTGCTTCCGCGCTTTCTATTGTGTTGGTAATTATTGCCTGCATCAATCCGGAGGAATGA
- a CDS encoding SdiA-regulated domain-containing protein, which yields MIIYTKLIIPILMVAATLSGCESSKKENKESKPEKTSESKSIQESTEYDLNTPDKFNMPESLFEISGITFNKGKNDTIYAIQDEEGKLFRLAWDVKVQLHTKFGKKGDYEDVAIVNDQAVILKSNGVLYTFPMSEAQFEEPEGVREIKKLLPKGEYEGMYGDEKTGNVYVICKNCELDNSKKDVSGYIINLADTTKTVGNFTIQVDEIKAINGKVARGFRPSALALNPVTNEWYIVSAVNKLLVVTDSNWKVKNAFPLSSNIFNQPEGITFDKEGNLYISNEGDDLTEGNILKFKRK from the coding sequence ATGATTATTTATACAAAATTGATAATACCAATATTAATGGTCGCGGCAACTTTGTCGGGTTGTGAGTCGTCAAAAAAAGAAAATAAGGAAAGCAAGCCTGAAAAAACTTCGGAAAGTAAAAGTATACAGGAAAGCACAGAATACGACCTAAATACACCGGACAAATTCAATATGCCGGAAAGTCTTTTTGAAATTTCAGGCATTACGTTCAATAAGGGCAAAAATGATACGATTTATGCCATACAGGATGAAGAAGGTAAACTTTTCAGGTTAGCCTGGGATGTGAAAGTACAGCTTCATACCAAATTTGGAAAAAAAGGTGATTATGAAGATGTGGCTATTGTAAATGATCAGGCAGTAATATTGAAAAGCAATGGTGTGCTTTATACTTTTCCAATGTCAGAAGCACAGTTTGAGGAACCTGAAGGTGTGCGGGAAATAAAAAAACTATTGCCAAAAGGAGAATATGAAGGCATGTACGGGGATGAAAAAACGGGAAATGTTTACGTAATATGCAAAAATTGTGAGCTGGATAATTCCAAAAAGGACGTTTCCGGTTATATAATCAACCTTGCGGACACAACAAAAACTGTTGGAAATTTCACCATACAGGTTGACGAAATCAAGGCTATTAATGGCAAAGTGGCAAGAGGTTTCAGGCCATCTGCTTTGGCTTTAAACCCGGTTACCAATGAATGGTACATCGTTTCGGCAGTTAACAAATTGCTTGTAGTTACAGACAGCAACTGGAAAGTAAAAAATGCTTTTCCGCTCAGCAGCAACATTTTTAACCAGCCTGAAGGAATTACATTTGATAAAGAAGGGAATTTATACATCTCCAATGAAGGCGATGATTTGACCGAAGGAAATATCCTGAAATTCAAAAGAAAATAA
- a CDS encoding RNA polymerase sigma factor, with amino-acid sequence MLKVKSGDLDKMGLLFERYHRPLYTFLYHMTSRDDACQDMVQNVFYRMLKYRHTFTGEGEFKTWMYHLARNVLNDYARQNKSANHADVHELADRLEGGVKADAAFENYQDTESLHNAMAGLSPEHKEVLALSRFQELKYSEIAKIINISEGAVKVRVHRAMEELKKIFLKNNRKMA; translated from the coding sequence ATGTTGAAAGTTAAGTCCGGTGACCTGGACAAGATGGGATTGCTGTTTGAGCGCTACCATCGTCCGTTATATACTTTTCTGTACCATATGACAAGTCGTGACGATGCATGCCAGGATATGGTTCAAAATGTATTTTACAGGATGCTTAAATACCGGCATACGTTTACCGGTGAAGGTGAATTTAAAACCTGGATGTATCATTTGGCAAGAAACGTCCTGAATGATTATGCCAGGCAAAATAAGTCGGCTAACCATGCCGATGTGCATGAACTGGCCGACAGACTGGAAGGTGGTGTAAAAGCAGATGCAGCATTCGAAAATTACCAGGATACCGAATCACTACATAATGCTATGGCTGGATTAAGTCCGGAACACAAAGAGGTATTGGCTTTAAGCCGTTTCCAGGAACTGAAGTACAGCGAAATAGCCAAAATTATAAATATCAGCGAGGGAGCTGTCAAAGTCAGGGTACACAGGGCAATGGAAGAATTGAAAAAAATATTTTTGAAAAATAACAGGAAAATGGCATGA